ACTTGTATTTAGTCTTCAGATATGACAGGATGTAGTCGTGTGGTGCTTATCATCTGTTCATGAATTTATCTTGGAAAATCACCTAAGAGATGAGCTTTGTTTCTTAACATGAGGAAAATTCTTCCTCGAGATTTGCATAAAATGTTCCTTTCCTTTTATAGGGTGGAATAAACGAAGAATAAATGAAGCCTCTACTTAGTGTTGCTGTTGCTCTTGTTATTAGCTTGCTCTGTGTTTAGCACTCATTTTGTGGTTAGTATCACCATTTATAATACATTTGGTATTTGACTTTCCATCTTTCACCATATACCATTGTACTGACTGATATTTAGGTGATTTACtgcttaaataaaatgaaaaaaaactacATAGAAGCTTTAAGACTTTACCCCTTCAACATCAAATAAgtgatttttgtttcattttttctcttgattctGCACTCATTTTTTAGTTAGTTCATAAGTGAGCATCCTATGTATATCATGttatattagtaattttaagTTTGTAGGGGTTCTATGCTTTACATGTTGCTTATCaagtcataaattttttttggatcgATTCTCAAGTCATAAATTGAACCCAAATGAACAATTTTTGTTTCCTCTTTTGCTTGTTTTTACCATCAGATGAACCTTCTGATACTGGACCAAACAAGTGGAAATGTAGATGCTCTTCATTACAAGGGAACCATATATACTCTCTGGCTAATTGTTCCCAAGTCATGTGATTGCCATTCAGGTATACTATtgctttttttattggtttcaCAAAGGCTAGTCTTTTACGGGTAACCCCTTCTCCCCTTTTATAGTATTCTATCTTCTTTAGTTGATTATTTAGTTGAGCCTTGCCAGTTGCCATTGAGCATGTAGTGAAATGTAGTTTTGCAGATGCATGGTAATTAAGATTCGTTTAAAGTCATAAGGGTTTCCtttactaataaattttaaatttgtatttattgaAGGCAAAATTCATGGTAGATTGCCAAAAACTAATTGGATATGCTTAAGGTACAGGCCAAGCCTCATTCTCCCAATGTAATGCTGCAAAAATTTAAAGTTCAAAACATTGGCACTTtgacatgaaaataatttatcgtaccaacttttacttttttaagatAGCATTGAAGAGTTATTATAGTCACTAATTGATAATATGCTTAAGGTAGGAATGGTGTACCATGTACGTATTCACCACTTAGGTGATTGATATGGTTATGACAAGAATGCAGTATGGGTTCCCTATTTtaagagaaagagggagattgTGGTCACGTGCTGAATATAGTCTGGTAACTGCTTTACCTTCCATGTAGATGCTGAAGAGAATGCATCCATATGGACATGTGAATGTGATCCAAACGGATTTCCTAAAGTGACATCAGATGGCCATAACCTTAGTTGTTTTAATGCCTGCAATTGCACCTGGggtatttttccttctttctcttttgcttCCATCTCGGTTGTTCACTGATTGATAATTTCTAAAATGGAGTTTGATGGACTAATGCTAAACCAGTTAttattacacaaaaaaaaatgcatatttcCATATGTGAAAAAGATTTGGTTTAAATTGTGGTAGCATTGTAATTACAGATATTGTGTACTATTGTTGGAAAATGTGATTGATGCAACGACAGTTAATCAGTTATGGTATGGAAACTTCCAAAACCACAAGATTTTCCAACTTCTTTAAAAAAGCCTTTTTCAACTCTCAATTATGAAGGTTTAGAACAGGATTTTCCAAGAAAAACATCACTTCTTACTACGAAGGATTTTCTCTTCAACATAGTTTTATTGATGATGGCATAACTCTGAACCTTGTAGAAACTAAATGGCTTTTCCTCAGATCAAGgtacttaatttaatttataattttgagtgTTCTGCAGGAACTATCAGGAagccactaggttcaaagaaaCAAATTTCGAGCAAGATTGTAGTAATTTTTCTATCAATATGTGTTATATGAACAACTATTACATTTCTTGCCTCAGTTGTATGTCATGTCTACCGAAGGGACAAAGGTCCTATTCAATCACCAATGATCTCATCAGATAAAGAAACAAGTCACAGTAGTACCACCAACTTGATTAGTCATAGGACTTTTTCAGTGCCAGAAACAAAAGTTGCTATAACATATTACAGGTAAGTCAGTTTTTGTGTTCACTATCCTTGGAGTCTAATTTCTTAGTTAAAAGTGTATTTGTTTCAGACTGTCCACACTTTTTTTTTGCCATTAATATTTTGTTCTTAATTacccttttctcattttatttttattttatttaggatGCTTTCAGAAGGCCTCTTTGTTGTTTGGGAGCCAAAGAGAAACCTTTCAtggaaatattattattaattgctctaggtggaagTAGTTACGTATACCGTGGTTGGCTGAAAGATGGTAGTGATGTGGCAGTCAAGAGACTAAAAGATCAGAGAGGGCCTGAGgcagattatcaattttttaccGAGGTTGCACCTAATCTTGCTTCAGTTTTCTTTGCTTGGTTTGTCTGAGCCACTGCCAGGAAACTTGGTGTGGGGGTGAAGACTAATTTACCTTTTTAAGCAACAATGTCGTTACTTGGTTGTAGCTGTAAGCCTTTAACCTCAAAAAAATTGTGGCTTTCGTTTCCTTATGGTTGTATTTGAGATCTAGGTTATCAAATCGATATTCAAATTATGAATTGTCCGGCTAGTTTTTGAACAGCGACTCAATTTGTATGAAATCGTTAGATTCAAAGACAATCCAAAATTACTTCAAATATATTATTCAatgtaaaaatttcaaattaaaaaatagataaaataacttaaccaaaagttttataaaacaaattttttagttatatactATGAGTTTGTGAAACCTTTATTTTAGAAGAGTCAAAACGAAATAATTAAATAGTCAAATAAAGTGCATACATGACTGCATGCGTTTGATGAGTCAGCAGTGAAATAAGgtagtaaaataatcaaataagttTGAAGTGTTTCTTCGATTTCCTTTTCATTAACAATTTAAGTCCTTATATGACTTTCAATTTTATTCATGAGGATtggtataaaagaaaatataacaaatcaCACTATTCAAtgatttgttatattttcttttatatgacTTGTTAAACTGACATTTTCCAACTTATTTTTGAACATTTTTCTATCTATGAAATGTAAGAATGTTTAGTTATTTGTAGAACTTGTTTAGTAAAGTTTAGAGGAGTTATTGGATTGTAGAAAGGAGatgcttaaattttaaattataaaaaatagataaataatgtataatagtagAGCCCATTAAAAAacccaaaaaagtaaaagaaaaaaaaaaaggattgctAGGATAAAAT
The nucleotide sequence above comes from Glycine soja cultivar W05 chromosome 11, ASM419377v2, whole genome shotgun sequence. Encoded proteins:
- the LOC114375254 gene encoding receptor-like serine/threonine-protein kinase NCRK; the encoded protein is MNLLILDQTSGNVDALHYKGTIYTLWLIVPKSCDCHSDAEENASIWTCECDPNGFPKVTSDGHNLSCFNACNCTWVVCHVYRRDKGPIQSPMISSDKETSHSSTTNLISHRTFSVPETKVAITYYRMLSEGLFVVWEPKRNLSWKYYY